In Prochlorococcus marinus str. MIT 1214, one DNA window encodes the following:
- a CDS encoding ATP-dependent Clp protease proteolytic subunit, whose translation MTASSPYYGDSAVMRTPPPDLPSLLLKERIVYLGLPLFSDDDAKRQLGMDVTELIIAQLLFLEFDNSEKPIYFYINSTGTSWYTGDAIGFETEAFAICDTLRYVKPPVHTICIGQAMGTAAVILSAGTKGQRAALPHASIVLHQPRSGAQGQATDIQIRAKEVIHNKKAMLEILSHNTGRSVDQLSKDSDRMSYLNPHEAVDYGIIDRVLTSRKDLPGEKVLPT comes from the coding sequence ATGACTGCATCTTCCCCGTATTATGGCGATTCTGCCGTAATGAGAACTCCTCCACCTGATTTACCATCACTTCTTCTGAAAGAAAGGATAGTTTACTTAGGCTTGCCATTATTTTCCGATGATGATGCCAAAAGGCAACTAGGAATGGATGTAACTGAACTGATTATTGCCCAACTTCTGTTTTTGGAATTCGATAATTCTGAGAAACCTATTTATTTTTACATTAACTCAACTGGAACGAGTTGGTACACGGGAGATGCAATCGGATTTGAAACGGAAGCCTTTGCAATCTGCGACACTCTCAGATACGTGAAGCCTCCCGTCCATACTATCTGTATAGGTCAAGCGATGGGAACCGCAGCAGTAATCCTCTCAGCTGGAACGAAAGGGCAACGAGCAGCACTTCCTCATGCATCAATTGTTCTTCATCAGCCTAGAAGTGGTGCTCAAGGCCAAGCAACTGATATCCAAATCAGAGCTAAGGAAGTCATTCACAATAAGAAAGCAATGCTAGAAATCCTTAGCCATAACACTGGAAGGTCAGTAGATCAATTATCTAAAGACTCAGATCGAATGAGCTATCTTAACCCTCATGAAGCAGTTGATTATGGAATTATAGATCGCGTTCTTACCAGTAGAAAAGATTTGCCAGGAGAGAAGGTGTTACCCACATAA
- a CDS encoding ATP-dependent Clp protease proteolytic subunit, translated as MPIGTPSVPYRLPGSQFERWVDIYTRLGAERILFLGQEVNDGIANSLVAQMLYLDSEDSSKPIYLYINSPGGSVTAGLAIYDTMKYVKSDLVTICVGLAASMGAFLLSAGTKGKRLALPHSRIMIHQPLGGTAQRQASDIEIEAREILRIKEMLNKSMAEMTGQTYEKIEKDTDRDYFLSAEEAKNYGLIDRVITHPNES; from the coding sequence ATGCCTATAGGTACTCCAAGCGTTCCATACCGCCTTCCAGGAAGTCAATTCGAAAGATGGGTTGATATATATACAAGACTTGGAGCGGAGAGAATTCTATTTCTTGGTCAAGAAGTAAACGACGGGATTGCAAATAGCCTTGTAGCCCAGATGCTTTATCTTGATTCTGAAGACAGCAGTAAACCAATCTATTTGTATATAAATAGTCCTGGAGGCTCCGTCACCGCCGGTTTAGCTATCTATGACACGATGAAATATGTAAAAAGTGACCTGGTAACCATTTGTGTTGGATTAGCAGCCTCAATGGGTGCTTTTTTACTCTCTGCAGGAACAAAAGGCAAAAGGCTTGCTCTACCCCACAGCAGAATCATGATTCACCAGCCGCTTGGAGGTACTGCCCAAAGACAAGCAAGTGACATTGAGATAGAAGCACGTGAGATTCTTAGAATAAAAGAAATGCTCAATAAATCCATGGCAGAAATGACTGGACAAACATATGAAAAGATAGAAAAAGATACTGATCGTGATTACTTTTTGAGCGCGGAAGAAGCAAAAAATTATGGCCTTATTGACCGAGTGATAACCCATCCAAATGAAAGTTAA